The following proteins are co-located in the Sphingomonas panacis genome:
- a CDS encoding YihY/virulence factor BrkB family protein produces MSEISPYSPEARSLHGEDGIGMKPEDVPVGFKRLAYAWLVLKRVAIGVFSDGFIHAGNLAYLALLTVFPFFILAAVIASLLGQSAETQRAVASFLHVLPPSVADLLRGPIQHVLAARSGSSLAWLGALVALWSVGSFVETIRDIFRRAYGVKSTKPFWHYRLSSMAVIIASVILAVFSFLVQGVLVAAEQFIYTLLPFSKDIAGWVGLSRAIPGVVMFIALYMLFLSVTPSKYRFGGRSPEWPGALFTTAWWLSITALLPIVLSRLADYDLTYGSLAGVIITLLFFFLVGLGIVFGAHLNAALAEPPLAGVETPQQA; encoded by the coding sequence ATGTCGGAAATCTCGCCCTACTCGCCCGAAGCACGCAGTTTGCACGGCGAGGACGGGATCGGGATGAAACCCGAGGACGTACCGGTCGGCTTCAAACGGCTGGCCTATGCGTGGCTGGTCCTGAAGCGGGTGGCGATCGGGGTGTTCTCGGACGGGTTCATCCATGCCGGCAACCTCGCCTATCTGGCGCTGCTGACGGTGTTTCCGTTCTTCATACTGGCGGCGGTGATCGCCTCGCTGCTCGGCCAGAGCGCCGAGACGCAGCGGGCGGTCGCGTCGTTCCTTCACGTGCTGCCGCCCTCGGTCGCCGATCTGCTGCGCGGCCCGATACAGCACGTGCTGGCGGCGCGCAGCGGCAGTTCGCTCGCCTGGCTGGGTGCGCTCGTCGCGCTGTGGAGCGTCGGCAGCTTCGTCGAGACGATTCGCGACATCTTCCGCCGCGCTTACGGCGTCAAATCGACCAAGCCGTTCTGGCATTACCGGCTGAGTTCGATGGCGGTGATCATCGCCTCGGTGATCCTCGCGGTATTCTCGTTCCTCGTTCAGGGTGTGCTCGTCGCGGCGGAGCAGTTCATCTACACGCTGCTGCCCTTTTCCAAGGATATCGCCGGCTGGGTCGGCCTGTCGCGCGCGATCCCCGGGGTGGTGATGTTCATCGCGCTCTACATGCTGTTCCTGTCGGTCACGCCCTCCAAGTACCGGTTCGGCGGGCGTTCGCCGGAATGGCCCGGCGCGCTGTTCACCACCGCCTGGTGGCTGTCGATCACCGCGCTGCTGCCGATCGTGCTCTCGCGCCTCGCCGATTACGACCTCACCTATGGCAGTCTGGCGGGGGTCATCATCACCTTGCTGTTCTTCTTCCTGGTGGGCCTCGGCATCGTGTTCGGCGCACATCTCAACGCGGCACTGGCGGAACCACCCCTTGCGGGAGTAGAGACACCACAACAAGCGTGA
- the ligD gene encoding DNA ligase D, with product MSETDPLARYNAKRDFAKTAEPAGTLAPGHGNRFIVQKHDATRLHWDFRLEIDGVLKSWAVTRGPSLDPNEKRLAVRTEDHPLSYADFEGTIPAGEYGGGTVMLWDSGTWAPIKGKSAKDLEKGHLHFILDGERMKGEWLLIRLKPRGKEKGENWLLRKIDDAEAGATDALVEGALTSVTTGRTMAEIAEGVKPKGSVRGERKAKPRSGPGLRRGDVGFQPLQLATLVDSVPAGSGWLHEVKYDGYRALVAISGGTAKVFTRSGLDWTDKFAGIAEAAAALDVEDALIDGEIVAFKDGRPDFSTLKDAISSGGDMTFFAFDLLALDGEDLTGLPNIARKERLRPLVSGDDARLQFAEHIIGSGEQLFETMCREGFEGVVSKRADAPYRGRRTTAWLKTKCIRRQEFVIVGWLPSDKGRGFRSLLLGLNGADGLVYAGKVGTGFNAALIDSLSAKLARLERKTPTVTAPRAAVRGARWVSPKLVAEVAFAEATPDGVLRHSSFIGLREDKAAKDVVAEVPVAVAEPDATPEIHVTVSSRERLIFPESDVTKGDLADYYAQVSGVMLPWAANRPVSLVRCPQGRGKACFFQKHDAGSFGDHVHQVPIREKDGSTENYLYIDDADGLVACVQMGTIEFHGWGSSVATLEQPDRMVFDLDPDEGLGFDIVRKAAEDLKDHLADIGLTSFAMLSGGKGVHVIVPLTPQAEWPAVKDFADRFSRALSAAEPERFVATMSKAKRKDRIFIDWLRNQRGATAVLPYVARARAGAPVAAPVSWAELREIDRANRWGVRDVAELIDRARSRALAGWGFADQVLPDL from the coding sequence ATGAGCGAGACCGATCCCCTCGCCCGCTACAATGCCAAGCGCGATTTCGCGAAGACCGCCGAGCCCGCCGGCACGCTCGCGCCCGGTCATGGCAACCGCTTCATCGTCCAGAAGCACGATGCGACCCGGCTGCACTGGGACTTCCGGCTCGAAATCGACGGCGTGCTCAAGAGCTGGGCGGTGACGCGCGGGCCGAGCCTCGATCCGAACGAGAAACGGCTGGCGGTGCGGACCGAGGACCATCCGCTGTCCTATGCCGATTTCGAGGGGACGATTCCGGCGGGCGAATATGGCGGCGGCACGGTGATGCTGTGGGACAGCGGCACCTGGGCGCCGATCAAAGGCAAATCGGCGAAGGATCTCGAGAAGGGGCATCTCCACTTCATCCTCGATGGCGAGCGGATGAAGGGCGAGTGGCTGCTGATCCGGCTGAAGCCGAGGGGCAAGGAGAAGGGCGAGAACTGGCTGCTGCGCAAGATCGACGACGCCGAGGCCGGGGCGACCGATGCGCTGGTGGAGGGCGCGCTGACGAGCGTGACGACCGGGCGGACGATGGCGGAGATCGCGGAAGGGGTGAAGCCGAAGGGGTCGGTTCGGGGTGAGCGCAAGGCCAAGCCACGCAGCGGCCCCGGCCTGCGCCGGGGCGACGTCGGGTTTCAGCCGCTCCAGCTTGCCACGCTTGTCGATTCTGTCCCCGCCGGATCGGGCTGGCTGCATGAGGTGAAATACGACGGCTATCGCGCGCTCGTCGCCATATCGGGCGGCACGGCCAAGGTGTTCACCCGCTCGGGGCTCGACTGGACCGACAAGTTCGCCGGCATCGCCGAAGCCGCCGCCGCGCTCGACGTGGAGGATGCGCTGATCGATGGCGAGATCGTCGCGTTCAAGGATGGGCGGCCCGATTTCTCGACGCTCAAGGATGCGATTTCCAGCGGCGGCGACATGACCTTCTTCGCGTTCGACCTACTCGCGCTTGACGGTGAGGATCTCACCGGGCTGCCCAATATCGCGCGCAAGGAACGGCTGCGTCCGCTCGTCAGCGGTGACGATGCGCGGCTCCAGTTCGCCGAGCATATCATCGGCAGCGGCGAGCAACTGTTCGAGACGATGTGCCGCGAGGGGTTCGAGGGCGTCGTGTCGAAGCGCGCCGATGCGCCGTATCGCGGGCGGCGGACGACCGCCTGGCTCAAGACCAAATGCATCCGCCGGCAGGAGTTCGTCATCGTCGGCTGGCTGCCGTCCGACAAGGGGCGGGGGTTCCGCTCGCTGCTGCTCGGGCTGAACGGCGCGGACGGGCTGGTCTATGCCGGCAAGGTCGGCACCGGCTTCAATGCGGCGCTGATCGACTCGCTTTCGGCCAAGCTCGCCCGGCTGGAGCGCAAGACGCCGACCGTCACCGCGCCGCGCGCGGCGGTGCGCGGCGCGCGCTGGGTCAGCCCCAAGCTGGTCGCCGAGGTCGCCTTTGCCGAGGCGACGCCCGACGGCGTGCTGCGGCATTCGAGCTTCATCGGGCTTCGCGAGGACAAGGCGGCGAAGGATGTGGTGGCGGAGGTGCCGGTCGCGGTGGCGGAACCGGATGCGACGCCCGAGATCCACGTCACCGTCAGCAGCCGCGAGCGGCTGATCTTTCCTGAGTCGGACGTGACCAAGGGCGATCTCGCCGACTATTACGCGCAGGTCTCGGGCGTCATGCTGCCGTGGGCGGCGAACCGTCCGGTCAGTCTGGTGCGGTGCCCGCAGGGGCGCGGCAAGGCGTGTTTTTTCCAGAAGCATGACGCTGGCAGCTTCGGCGATCACGTCCATCAGGTGCCGATCCGCGAGAAGGACGGATCGACCGAGAATTATCTCTATATCGACGACGCCGATGGCCTCGTCGCGTGCGTGCAGATGGGCACGATCGAGTTCCACGGCTGGGGATCGTCGGTGGCGACGCTCGAACAGCCCGACCGGATGGTGTTCGATCTCGACCCCGACGAGGGGCTGGGCTTCGATATCGTGCGCAAGGCGGCGGAGGATCTGAAGGACCATCTCGCCGACATCGGCCTCACCAGCTTCGCGATGCTGTCGGGCGGCAAGGGCGTGCATGTCATCGTGCCGCTGACGCCGCAGGCCGAGTGGCCGGCGGTGAAGGATTTCGCCGATCGCTTCTCGCGCGCGCTCAGCGCCGCCGAGCCGGAGCGGTTCGTCGCGACCATGTCCAAGGCCAAGCGCAAGGACCGTATCTTCATCGACTGGCTGCGCAACCAGCGCGGCGCGACGGCCGTGCTGCCCTATGTGGCGCGCGCGCGCGCCGGTGCGCCGGTGGCGGCGCCGGTAAGCTGGGCGGAATTGCGCGAGATCGACCGCGCCAATCGCTGGGGCGTGCGCGACGTGGCGGAACTGATCGACCGCGCCCGATCGCGCGCGCTTGCCGGCTGGGGCTTCGCCGATCAGGTGCTGCCCGATCTGTGA
- a CDS encoding DnaJ C-terminal domain-containing protein: MADPYKTLGVARDAGEADIKKAYRKLAKELHPDRNTDNPKAAERFSQVTQAYDLLNDKDKRARFDRGEIDGDGNPTAPFGFGGGGGAPGGFRPGEQPFDFGGAGDASDLFEGLFGGRAGGFGGFGRRQQPKGANVVYSLAVPFEDAATLAPQRLRLADGKTIDLKLPANLENGAQMRLAGRGQPGPGGAGDGIVKIEIQPHRFFTRDGDNVRLDLPVSLSEAVLGASVRVPTVEGAVMLTVPKNSTSGKTLRLRGRGFHKADGSGRGDQLVTLMVDLPVGDDALIDFVQGWKDQDKRNPRGNLGV; encoded by the coding sequence GTGGCCGATCCATATAAGACGCTGGGCGTGGCGCGAGACGCCGGCGAGGCTGACATCAAGAAGGCATATCGCAAACTCGCGAAGGAACTGCATCCCGACCGCAACACGGACAATCCGAAAGCGGCGGAGCGGTTCAGCCAGGTGACGCAGGCCTATGACCTGCTCAACGACAAGGACAAGCGCGCGCGCTTCGATCGTGGCGAGATCGACGGCGACGGCAACCCGACCGCGCCGTTCGGCTTCGGCGGCGGCGGTGGTGCGCCGGGCGGGTTTCGCCCCGGCGAGCAGCCGTTCGATTTCGGCGGCGCCGGCGACGCGAGCGATCTGTTCGAAGGGCTGTTCGGCGGGCGCGCTGGCGGCTTCGGCGGTTTCGGGCGGCGGCAGCAGCCCAAGGGCGCCAACGTGGTCTACAGTCTCGCCGTGCCGTTCGAGGATGCGGCGACGCTCGCGCCGCAGCGGCTGCGGCTCGCCGATGGCAAGACGATCGATCTCAAGCTGCCCGCCAATCTCGAGAATGGCGCGCAGATGCGGCTCGCCGGGCGCGGCCAGCCGGGGCCGGGCGGCGCCGGCGACGGCATCGTCAAGATCGAGATCCAGCCGCACCGTTTCTTCACGCGCGATGGCGACAACGTCCGGCTCGATCTGCCGGTCAGCCTGTCCGAAGCGGTGCTCGGCGCGTCGGTGCGCGTGCCCACGGTCGAGGGCGCGGTGATGCTGACCGTTCCCAAGAACTCGACCTCCGGCAAGACGCTGCGGTTGCGCGGGCGCGGTTTCCACAAGGCGGACGGCAGCGGGCGCGGCGACCAGCTCGTTACGTTGATGGTGGATTTGCCGGTCGGCGACGATGCGCTCATCGACTTCGTGCAGGGCTGGAAAGATCAGGACAAGAGGAACCCGCGCGGCAATCTGGGCGTCTAA
- a CDS encoding Ku protein yields MAARAYWQGQIRLALVSIPVEIYSATKSGAQISFKQIHEPTGKPIHYEKVVTGVGPVDTDEIMKGFEFEKGNYVLLEQDEIDAVKLESKKTLELTQFVDADEIDVLYYEKPYFVVPADDLAEEAFIVLREALRRTKKVGLGQLAMRGREYVVSLKPCGRGMVLETLRYADEVNKAQGYFRDIPEGKPDDDLLDLAETLIAKKSGPFHPQEFHDRYVDALKALVERKRKAKGGKIIEDAEGDAPKKGGSNVVDLMAALRKSVEKGGGAAAPAKKAPARKAPAKKRA; encoded by the coding sequence ATGGCGGCACGCGCATATTGGCAGGGGCAAATCCGCCTCGCGCTCGTCTCGATTCCGGTCGAGATCTACAGCGCGACCAAATCGGGTGCCCAGATCAGCTTCAAGCAGATCCACGAGCCGACCGGCAAGCCGATCCATTATGAGAAGGTCGTCACCGGGGTCGGTCCGGTCGATACCGACGAGATCATGAAGGGGTTCGAGTTCGAGAAGGGCAATTACGTGCTGCTTGAACAAGACGAGATCGATGCGGTGAAGCTCGAATCGAAGAAGACGCTCGAACTGACTCAGTTCGTCGATGCCGACGAGATCGACGTGCTCTATTATGAGAAGCCCTATTTCGTGGTGCCGGCCGACGACCTCGCCGAAGAGGCGTTCATCGTGCTGCGAGAGGCTTTGCGGCGGACCAAGAAGGTCGGGCTGGGGCAGCTTGCGATGCGTGGGCGCGAATATGTCGTCAGCCTGAAACCGTGCGGGCGCGGCATGGTGCTGGAGACGCTGCGTTATGCCGACGAGGTCAACAAGGCGCAGGGCTATTTCCGCGACATTCCCGAAGGCAAGCCCGACGACGATCTGCTCGATCTGGCCGAGACGCTGATCGCGAAGAAGTCCGGGCCGTTCCACCCGCAGGAATTCCATGACCGCTATGTCGATGCGCTCAAGGCGCTGGTCGAGCGCAAGCGCAAGGCCAAGGGCGGCAAGATCATCGAGGATGCCGAGGGCGACGCGCCCAAGAAGGGCGGATCGAACGTGGTCGATCTGATGGCGGCGCTCAGGAAATCGGTCGAGAAGGGTGGTGGTGCGGCTGCACCCGCGAAGAAGGCGCCGGCGCGGAAAGCTCCGGCGAAGAAGCGTGCTTAA
- a CDS encoding circularly permuted type 2 ATP-grasp protein, whose translation MLTATTLLDPPIHARRWITDYCAKRRAGDVLCDAGESAAWTAMFEEIATVAGDDLGQARERVQHHADDIGTGFSIPGDTEERPWPLSPVPLLIDSAEWAHISAGVVQRAELLEHVVADLYGDAKLVEKGLIPAALTAGSPYYLRPMVGLQPPGDHHLYFVAFDLGRGPTGEWRVLADHLRAPAGAGYALENRLAISRAFGGLQAKLNIERHAPFFAAFRDGLAAACRRSEPRIGLLTPGRYSISYAEQAHLARYLGFLFVEGADLAALEDKLYVRTIGGLKRIDAIWHRIDPRFLDPLALDSHSQIGVPGLVDVMAAGNTVVANAPGAGVPESAAFAAFLPRICARETGRDLILPNIATWWCGQERARATVLEDIDNLLIGPAFGVKPLGLDSLSPVPGAEITGAARDRLLADLAVRPQDYVGQEIVRLSTMPVVTEAGLVPRPFTLRVFAARGADGHWTVMPGGFARIGAAPDVRASVMGEGTWSADVAIHGPEPVDAVSLLPPADTVHIRRNPGTLPSRVADNFFWLGRYLERGEALLNIIRVMLGNSIDADAGGALGPETIGRLVGLVVNGGGATKPASLKRADLMQFVRTALESEETHSVRAINRLARGIGKGSRDRLAADFVRLLDAPYPTRGGMLDRTGSLQRRYAALAGLSAEHMGRTAAWRFHDLGRRIERALTMARAVPTFGMAATGTDDLSTLLDLADSQISYRQRYLTGIARVPVVDLVALDPGNPRSLAYQIERIVEHLRALPVLGDDGMEEDQQAQANVLLAGVLTANAARLSEPVLKQVERRLYGLSDAIARRYFLQGAEPLRAAGMTLA comes from the coding sequence ATGCTGACCGCGACGACCCTGCTCGATCCGCCGATCCACGCGCGGCGCTGGATCACCGACTATTGCGCCAAGCGCCGCGCCGGCGACGTGCTGTGCGACGCGGGCGAAAGCGCGGCGTGGACGGCGATGTTCGAGGAGATCGCGACCGTCGCCGGCGACGATCTCGGCCAGGCGCGCGAGCGCGTGCAGCATCACGCCGACGATATCGGCACCGGCTTCAGCATCCCCGGCGACACCGAGGAGCGGCCCTGGCCGCTCTCGCCGGTGCCGCTGCTGATCGACAGCGCGGAGTGGGCGCACATCTCGGCGGGCGTCGTCCAGCGCGCCGAATTGCTCGAACATGTCGTCGCCGATCTCTACGGCGATGCCAAACTGGTCGAGAAGGGGCTGATCCCGGCCGCGCTCACCGCCGGCAGCCCCTATTATCTGCGGCCGATGGTGGGGTTGCAGCCGCCGGGCGACCATCACCTCTATTTCGTCGCGTTCGATCTCGGGCGCGGGCCGACCGGCGAGTGGCGCGTGCTCGCCGATCACCTGCGCGCGCCGGCGGGGGCGGGCTATGCGCTGGAGAATCGCCTCGCCATCAGCCGCGCGTTCGGCGGGCTTCAGGCCAAGCTCAACATCGAACGGCACGCACCGTTCTTCGCGGCGTTCCGCGACGGCCTCGCCGCCGCGTGCCGCCGCAGCGAACCGCGCATCGGGCTGCTGACGCCGGGGCGCTACAGCATCTCCTATGCCGAACAGGCGCATCTCGCGCGCTATCTCGGCTTCCTGTTCGTCGAGGGTGCCGATCTCGCCGCGCTGGAGGACAAGCTCTACGTCCGCACGATCGGCGGATTGAAGCGGATCGACGCGATCTGGCACCGGATCGACCCGCGCTTCCTCGATCCGCTCGCGCTCGATTCGCATTCGCAGATCGGCGTGCCGGGCCTCGTCGACGTGATGGCGGCGGGCAATACCGTCGTCGCCAACGCGCCCGGCGCGGGCGTGCCCGAATCGGCGGCGTTCGCGGCGTTCCTGCCGCGCATTTGCGCGCGCGAGACCGGGCGCGACCTGATCCTCCCCAATATCGCGACCTGGTGGTGCGGGCAGGAGCGTGCGCGCGCCACCGTGCTCGAGGATATCGACAATCTGCTGATCGGCCCCGCGTTCGGCGTCAAGCCGCTCGGGCTCGACAGCCTCAGCCCGGTGCCCGGCGCCGAGATCACCGGCGCCGCGCGCGACCGGCTGCTCGCCGACCTCGCGGTGCGCCCGCAGGATTATGTCGGGCAGGAGATCGTGCGGCTCTCGACGATGCCGGTCGTTACCGAGGCCGGGCTGGTGCCGCGCCCGTTCACGCTGCGCGTGTTCGCGGCGCGCGGCGCCGACGGGCACTGGACGGTGATGCCGGGCGGGTTCGCGCGGATCGGCGCCGCGCCGGACGTGCGCGCCTCGGTGATGGGCGAGGGCACCTGGTCCGCCGATGTCGCGATCCACGGGCCGGAGCCGGTCGATGCGGTGTCGCTGCTGCCGCCCGCCGACACCGTCCACATTCGCCGCAACCCCGGCACGCTGCCGAGCCGCGTCGCCGACAATTTCTTCTGGCTGGGCCGCTATCTGGAACGCGGCGAGGCGCTGCTCAACATTATCCGCGTGATGCTCGGCAATTCGATCGACGCCGATGCCGGCGGTGCGCTCGGGCCGGAGACGATCGGGCGGCTGGTCGGGCTTGTCGTCAACGGCGGCGGCGCGACCAAGCCGGCCAGCCTCAAGCGCGCCGATCTGATGCAGTTCGTCCGCACCGCGCTGGAAAGCGAGGAGACTCACAGCGTCCGCGCGATCAACCGGCTCGCGCGCGGCATCGGCAAGGGTTCGCGCGACCGGCTCGCGGCGGATTTCGTGCGGCTGCTCGACGCGCCATACCCCACGCGCGGCGGCATGCTTGACCGCACCGGCTCGCTCCAGCGCCGCTACGCCGCGCTCGCCGGGCTGTCGGCCGAGCATATGGGGCGCACCGCCGCGTGGCGGTTCCACGATCTCGGCCGGCGAATCGAACGCGCGCTGACGATGGCGCGCGCGGTGCCGACCTTCGGCATGGCCGCCACCGGCACCGACGATCTTTCGACGTTGCTCGATCTCGCCGACAGCCAGATCAGCTATCGCCAGCGCTATCTGACCGGAATCGCGCGCGTGCCGGTGGTCGATCTCGTCGCGCTCGATCCGGGCAATCCGCGCAGCCTCGCCTATCAGATCGAGCGGATCGTCGAGCACTTACGCGCGCTGCCGGTGCTCGGCGACGACGGCATGGAGGAGGACCAGCAGGCGCAGGCCAATGTCCTACTCGCCGGGGTGCTGACCGCCAACGCGGCGCGGCTGAGCGAGCCGGTGCTCAAGCAGGTCGAGCGGCGGCTGTACGGCCTGTCCGACGCGATCGCGCGCCGCTATTTCCTGCAGGGCGCCGAGCCGCTGCGCGCGGCGGGGATGACGTTGGCGTGA
- a CDS encoding transglutaminase family protein gives MIYDIRHITRFDYQGSVRFARCNLRLKPIGWPGQELIDYKLVISPSGRTFPARAEAGLAHVMRLVVEDPVKFLSIESISRIAVDRRAPVPSPDDPTLAEVAAAARVSRDPSAAGPAAYLFPSPRIPLDRDIGDWCALDLQPDRPVLEAGMALAQRIRREFQFDTEATLIDTSPHEAFVKRAGVCQDLAQIMITGLRTAGLPAAYASGYIRTIPPPGKKRLVGADATHAWVLLWCGARIGWVGLDPTNGIWMANDHIIMAIGRDYGDIAPIDGIVLGAGAQKLDVSVDVAPEMEEAAA, from the coding sequence ATGATCTACGACATCCGCCACATCACCCGCTTCGATTATCAGGGTTCGGTTCGGTTCGCGCGCTGCAATCTGCGATTGAAGCCGATCGGCTGGCCGGGGCAGGAACTGATCGATTACAAGCTGGTGATCTCGCCGTCCGGTCGGACCTTCCCGGCGCGCGCCGAGGCGGGGCTGGCGCATGTCATGCGGCTGGTGGTCGAAGACCCGGTCAAATTCCTGTCGATCGAGAGCATCTCGCGAATCGCCGTCGATCGCCGCGCGCCGGTGCCGTCGCCGGATGACCCGACGCTCGCCGAGGTCGCCGCCGCCGCGCGTGTCAGCCGCGATCCGTCGGCGGCGGGGCCGGCGGCCTATCTGTTCCCGAGCCCACGAATCCCGCTCGACCGCGATATCGGCGACTGGTGTGCGCTCGATCTCCAGCCCGACCGGCCGGTGCTTGAAGCGGGCATGGCGCTGGCGCAGCGAATCCGCCGCGAATTCCAGTTCGATACCGAAGCCACTCTGATCGACACCAGCCCGCATGAAGCCTTCGTCAAGCGCGCGGGCGTCTGCCAGGATCTCGCGCAGATCATGATCACCGGCCTGCGCACCGCCGGGCTGCCCGCCGCATATGCCTCGGGCTATATCCGCACGATCCCGCCGCCCGGCAAGAAGCGGCTGGTCGGCGCCGATGCGACTCACGCCTGGGTGCTGCTGTGGTGCGGTGCGCGGATCGGCTGGGTGGGCCTTGATCCCACCAACGGCATCTGGATGGCGAACGACCATATCATCATGGCGATCGGCCGCGACTACGGCGACATCGCGCCGATCGACGGCATCGTGCTCGGCGCGGGCGCGCAGAAGCTCGACGTGAGCGTGGATGTCGCGCCTGAAATGGAGGAGGCGGCGGCTTAG
- the fabI gene encoding enoyl-ACP reductase FabI, translated as MNELMKGKRGLIMGLANDRSLAWGIAKKLSEAGAELAFSYQGEAMEKRVRPLAEQLGVARLFDCDVSDMAALDATFAALAVEWPTIDFVVHAIGFSDKNELRGRFMDTSLDNFLLTMNISVYSFVAVAQRAAAMMPNGGSLLTLSYYGAEKVIPHYNVMGVAKAALESSVQYLAVDLGRDNIRVNAISAGPIKTLAASGIGDFRLILKWNELNSPMKRNVTIEDVGGAGLYLLSDLASGVTGETHHVDAGYNVIGMKAEDAPDIALV; from the coding sequence GTGAATGAATTGATGAAGGGCAAACGCGGGCTCATCATGGGGCTGGCCAATGATCGCTCGCTTGCCTGGGGGATCGCCAAGAAGTTGAGCGAAGCCGGCGCCGAACTGGCGTTCAGCTACCAGGGCGAGGCGATGGAGAAGCGGGTGCGTCCGCTCGCCGAACAGTTGGGCGTGGCGCGGCTGTTCGATTGCGACGTAAGCGACATGGCCGCGCTCGACGCGACCTTCGCGGCGCTGGCGGTCGAATGGCCGACGATCGATTTCGTCGTCCATGCGATTGGCTTTTCCGACAAGAACGAGCTGCGCGGCCGCTTCATGGACACCAGCCTCGACAATTTCCTGCTGACCATGAACATCTCGGTCTATTCGTTCGTCGCGGTCGCGCAACGCGCCGCGGCGATGATGCCGAACGGCGGTTCGCTGCTGACGCTCAGCTATTACGGCGCCGAGAAGGTGATCCCGCATTACAACGTGATGGGGGTCGCCAAGGCCGCGCTCGAATCGAGCGTGCAATATCTTGCGGTCGATCTCGGGCGCGACAACATCCGCGTCAACGCGATCTCGGCCGGCCCGATCAAGACTTTGGCGGCGAGCGGGATCGGCGACTTCCGCCTGATCCTCAAGTGGAACGAGCTCAACTCACCGATGAAGCGCAACGTGACGATCGAGGATGTCGGCGGCGCGGGGCTGTACCTGCTCAGCGATTTGGCGAGCGGCGTGACAGGCGAGACTCACCACGTCGACGC